The region TGGCAGTGGCAGTTGCGGTGTTGTTAATGATACCAGTTTTGTTAACAGTGGCGTTAATGGTTAAAGTAGCACCAGTTCCATTGACAAGGGTACCAATGTTCCATATTCCTGTAATAGGGTCGTAAGTTCCTTGACTGGCCAGAGCGTTAACGAAAACCATACCTTCAGGTAACAAGTCGTCTACAATCACGTTGGTTGCAGTATCAGGACCGGCATTGGTCACACTGATGGTGTAGGTAACCTGATCTCCATTGTACGGAGTGGGATTGTTCACTGTTTTGGATACACCGAGATCAGCTGCCAGGTTAGAGTTTAAAATAACAATATCCTGGTTGTTGGTGAGGTCTGGATCGAACTGGTTTCCAGTGATGGTGGCCACGTTGGTGAAGGTGGTGTTGGTGCGGTTTACCTGGACATTTATGGTAAGGGTGACAGGAAGTGCTCCTGCTGACAGGTTACCAATATTCCATACTCCACTTCCAGGGTCATAGCTGCCGGTTGCTGTGGTAGCTGAGAGGAAGACCAGGCCGTTTGGCAGTAAGTCTCCCACCATAACTCCGGTGGCGTTTTGTGGTCCGTTGTTGGTGGCAGTGATGGTGAAGACAATTGTGTCACCAAAGTTGGGATTGGTATTGTCCACAGTCTTAATAACAGCCAGATCAGCTGATGGGTTTGCAGTTATAGTCACACTGGCGTTATTATCTCCAGGATGCGGGTCAAAAACGCTGCTGCTGGCATTTGCAAAGTTGGTTATTAGGCCGGGTTGGATTACATTGGCCACTAAGATTAGGGTGGCAGAACTTTCGTGTAACAAAGTCCCAATGGCCCATAAACCAGTTCCAGCGGTGTAAGTTCCCACAGATGGTGTGGCTGAAACAAATGATAGTCCTGCAGGCAACAGATCAGTGAGGTTGGTGTTGGTGGCATCATTAGGACCTGCATTAAAGACAGTAACTGTGAAGCTTATCTGCTCCCCTACATGAGGGTTGCTGTTACTTACAGTTTTCAGTACTTGCAGGTCTGCTGAGGGCTGGCCATTCAAGATAACCAGGTCCTGGTTGTTACTGAGGTTAGGATCGTGCTGGCTGCCGGTGACTGTAACACTATTGTTCAGTGTTCCAGTTTGAGTTACATTGGCCACTAGGGTTAGAGTAACGCTTGAACCGTTGTTTAGATTTCCTATGTTCCAAACGCCTCCTATGAAAGTTCCCTGGCTTGGTATTGCAGATAAGATGCTAAAACCAGCAGACAGGTCATCATTCATGATCACTCCAGTGGCGTTGTTGGGACCATTGTTGGTTACTACCATGGTGAAGGTCACTGTTTGTCCTACATTGGGTGTGGTGTTAGTCACAGTTTTAATAACAGCCAGATCAGCGGTGGGCTGGGCATTAACTGTCACCGCAGCAGTGTTATCCTCAGGATGAGGATCGAACTGGTTGGCAGTGACATTGACGATGTTGGTTAAGAAACCGGTTTGGTTAACCTGGGCCACCAGGGTCATAACAGCGGAAGTACCATGTAATAGGCTTCCAATAGTCCATAAACCTGTTCCAGGGTCATAAGTTCCCACGGAAGGGTTTGAAGACATGTAGAGTAGTCCGGTTGGTAGCAAATCATGGCTGACCACTCCAGTTGCATCGTTGGGTCCGGCGTTGAAGACAGTTATGGTGAAGGTAACCAGATCGCCCACATTGGGTGTGGGGTTGTCCACGGTCTTGGTTACAGCCATATCAGCTGAAGGCTGGCCATTTATAACCACATCATCCTGATTGTTGAGAGGATTAGGGTCATGTTCGGTACCATTCACAGTGACTATGTTGTTGATACGTCCATCAGCAACCACAGTTGCGGTAATGTTGATTGAAACACTACTTCCACTGTTCAAGTTTCCTATGGTCCAGATTCCAGTGTTATGGTCGTAAGCCCCTCCACTGGTATCAGAAACCCAGTTTAATCCTGCGGGTAAAAGATCAGTGGCAGTAACATTGGTGGCGTTGTTGGGACCGTAGTTAGTGACAGTTATGGTAAAGGTCACGTTATCTCCCACATTGGGACTGGTATTGTCTACAGTTTTAACCACAGCTAAATCAGCTGATGGCTGAGCATTAACCGTTGCAGTGGCATTGTTGGGTGTGGTGGGGTCAAAGGTGGTGGTAGTTGCAGTGGCGTTGTTATATAATAAACCAGTCTGGTTCACAGTAGCCACTATGGTCATGGTGGCAATTCCACCATGGAACAAGGTGCCTATGGACCAAACACCAGTCACTGGGTTGAAACTACCTACTGAAGGTGTGGCTGAGACCAGGATGAGTCCAGGACTCAGGGTATCAGTTACCGTCACATTTTCAGCATCGTTGGGTCCGTTGTTGGTCAAAGTAATGGTGAATGTAACCTGATCTCCCACATATGGGGTAGGGTTGTTCACGGTCTTGGATATGACCAGATCAGCAACGGGTACACTGTTAAGAGCTACGGTGTCACGGTTGTTGTTGGGATTAGGGTCGGTTTCATTCCCGGTTATATTGACTGTATTTATGATCTGCCCTGCAGAATTTACAGTAGCAGTAATAGTCAGGGTTACAGAACTACCCACTGTTAAATTGCCAATGGTCCACACACCAGTACCGGAATTATAGGTGGTACCTGGTGAGGAAGTGTAACTGACAAAGGTCAATCCAGCAGGTAATAGGTCGTTTGCTATAACAAGGTGTGCATCGTTGGGTCCGTAATTGGTGGCAGTGATTGTGAAAGTTACTGGTTGACCAACAAGTGGTGTGGTATTGTTAACGGTTTTTGTGATAGCTAAATCTGCTTCCGGTGTTACATTCAAGTCAATGTGGGTGCTGTTGAAATCGGTGTTGTAGTGATAACTGTTACCACTCTGGTCAAGGATCAGGGCGGATAATGGTGTGGGCCCGGCTCCTATGGCCTGGAATATCCAGACTGAGACGAAACTGGTTGCACCTGGATTGAATATAAGGATGCTGTTGGTGCTACTTGCACCGTAGGTAATTGTTACACTAACTGGCTGGATCTTGGATGGGTCATAGGCAATCAGAGACAGATCCACCGGGCTAAGAGTTGCACTGGAAGTGGTACTGATTACTGTGACTGCGAAGTTACTTCCCAAAATTGGATTACTGGGAGATACTACAATGGATGTCACTGAGTTCCTGTTCTGAGATATCAATTTTTCAACAAACAGGGTACCACTTATAGTATCCACTGGACTTCCAGTATTGGTTCCTGCTACAGAGATGGTGTAGCCACGACCAGTGTTATAAGCAGCAGTAGTTCGGATCACGTTGACCAGGTAAAAAACATCAACTGTAGCTCCTGGGGCTATGTCCCCTAAGTTTTTAACTGCAGACTCATTGGGGTCCAATAGGATATTTGCGTTGGCACTGGTGAAGGCGAAGGTCGCCACCACATTCTGGGCAGTCACAGCTGCGTTGTTGGTCACATGAATCTGTACCATGAAATGATCCGGACCGGTGTTCACGTTGTTATTATCCAGTCCGATAGTATCCCAGGAACCCTTAGTGAGTGCCAGGGTTCCCATCTGGAAGTTAGCCGTACCGTAAAGGTTGGGATCAGACAGATCATTGGGCGTTACATTCACTTGCTGAGTGGAGGTAACATGTCCGGGGTAGCTTGCTGAAACATTGAATACTTTTTCAGAACTTAAAAAAGCCACAGAATAAGAACCATTCTCATTGGTCAGGGTGGATGCTATTTCTGTACCATTTAAAGAATTAACTGTAATGGTTACTCCTGCAAATGGGGTATTGTTTTGACAATCCACCACAGTACCCGATATAATTGGGTCGGAAACAGTTTGACTCTGATTTTGCGAAACATCTAAGGATGCAGTATCAGTGAGGTTGGTCTGGTTGTCTGGAGACTCAGCACCGTAGACTGCACCGCAAAGTATAAATGTGAATAGTAAGGTAAGTGCTAGTATAGTTACTTGAGTTGTTTGATTTTTAATTATTCTCACCCCCTGTTCCCGTTTTAATCAAACGTTTTCAAACTAATATTTTTGTTTTTCATATAATAACAAATTTCCTACTAGAAGTAGAATTGACTAATATTCCCTACTAATAATTCCCTATTTTTTCCCAGTGGAACTACATTCCCCCCAATGGATTAATTTTGATTACAAATAAAAATAACCTGTTTTAGGGTCGGGATATGTCCTGTAATCAGTTATATGGGTCTGAAACTTTTTAGTAAAAATAATTAAATGATGAAGGACTAAGGATGAACCATGAATAAATATTTTATTTGGATATCTGCCATTATAATAGCATTGTTAATGGTAGGGGTTGTTGTTTCAGGGTTATCCAGTAAAAAAACAGAAACAAATACTTCATCTTCCCTCCAATGGGGTACTGATCTAAATCAGGCAATGCAAGAGGCAAAAGCAACCAACAAAGGCATATATGTGGATTTTTATGCAGACTGGTGTGCATACTGCCGGGAGATGGATGAAGTAACCTATGCAGATCCGCAGGTTAAAGAAAAATTAACCCAAAATTATGTGTTGGTAAAGGTAGATGTGGATAAAGACTCTGATATAAGTTCAAAATACCAGGCTTACAGTCTCCCCACCATGATAATACTGGACTCTAATGGTAACCAGATAAAGAGGATAATCGGGTATCAGACCCCGGATCAACTTTTAAGTGAGATTTAGTATTCTAAGTTAG is a window of Methanobacterium sp. Maddingley MBC34 DNA encoding:
- a CDS encoding repeat-containing protein (PFAM: Domain of unknown function DUF11~TIGRFAM: conserved repeat domain) — encoded protein: MRIIKNQTTQVTILALTLLFTFILCGAVYGAESPDNQTNLTDTASLDVSQNQSQTVSDPIISGTVVDCQNNTPFAGVTITVNSLNGTEIASTLTNENGSYSVAFLSSEKVFNVSASYPGHVTSTQQVNVTPNDLSDPNLYGTANFQMGTLALTKGSWDTIGLDNNNVNTGPDHFMVQIHVTNNAAVTAQNVVATFAFTSANANILLDPNESAVKNLGDIAPGATVDVFYLVNVIRTTAAYNTGRGYTISVAGTNTGSPVDTISGTLFVEKLISQNRNSVTSIVVSPSNPILGSNFAVTVISTTSSATLSPVDLSLIAYDPSKIQPVSVTITYGASSTNSILIFNPGATSFVSVWIFQAIGAGPTPLSALILDQSGNSYHYNTDFNSTHIDLNVTPEADLAITKTVNNTTPLVGQPVTFTITATNYGPNDAHLVIANDLLPAGLTFVSYTSSPGTTYNSGTGVWTIGNLTVGSSVTLTITATVNSAGQIINTVNITGNETDPNPNNNRDTVALNSVPVADLVISKTVNNPTPYVGDQVTFTITLTNNGPNDAENVTVTDTLSPGLILVSATPSVGSFNPVTGVWSIGTLFHGGIATMTIVATVNQTGLLYNNATATTTTFDPTTPNNATATVNAQPSADLAVVKTVDNTSPNVGDNVTFTITVTNYGPNNATNVTATDLLPAGLNWVSDTSGGAYDHNTGIWTIGNLNSGSSVSINITATVVADGRINNIVTVNGTEHDPNPLNNQDDVVINGQPSADMAVTKTVDNPTPNVGDLVTFTITVFNAGPNDATGVVSHDLLPTGLLYMSSNPSVGTYDPGTGLWTIGSLLHGTSAVMTLVAQVNQTGFLTNIVNVTANQFDPHPEDNTAAVTVNAQPTADLAVIKTVTNTTPNVGQTVTFTMVVTNNGPNNATGVIMNDDLSAGFSILSAIPSQGTFIGGVWNIGNLNNGSSVTLTLVANVTQTGTLNNSVTVTGSQHDPNLSNNQDLVILNGQPSADLQVLKTVSNSNPHVGEQISFTVTVFNAGPNDATNTNLTDLLPAGLSFVSATPSVGTYTAGTGLWAIGTLLHESSATLILVANVIQPGLITNFANASSSVFDPHPGDNNASVTITANPSADLAVIKTVDNTNPNFGDTIVFTITATNNGPQNATGVMVGDLLPNGLVFLSATTATGSYDPGSGVWNIGNLSAGALPVTLTINVQVNRTNTTFTNVATITGNQFDPDLTNNQDIVILNSNLAADLGVSKTVNNPTPYNGDQVTYTISVTNAGPDTATNVIVDDLLPEGMVFVNALASQGTYDPITGIWNIGTLVNGTGATLTINATVNKTGIINNTATATANQFDPHPGDNTDSVIVNVLPSADLSITKTPGISTAPIGQQITFTITVTNHGPDNASNVVVNDLLPNGLQWLSDTGGGAYDHTTGIWTIGSLANGTSATLHITVNVTVSGQQLTNMVNVTSTTHDPNPTNNQDDAIVNGQPTAELSIAKSVDTPNAYVGEIVNFTITVTNNGPSAATGVIVDDYWPTGLNLLSTSDPTHFSLIGANIYRWTIGNLAHDASAILTIVANVTQVGTWINHVNVTGNEFDPTIPDEANATVTAEASADLAVTKIVNDPTPNLGDKVTFTIVARNDGPNTATGVVLNDLIPAGLTIVDTPTTTQGSYDSNTGIWNIGSLANGSSATLSINATVNIVSQTITNIANITGNEFDPNLSNNQAIATLNGNPAADLAISKTVNNNAPYVGNQVIFTIQVTNAGPDDATGVVVNDLLPAGLVYDHSSASVGNYNETSGEWIIGDLLHNGSATLTITANVTQEGSFTNVATVSGDQYDPHHEDNTSSVGINAQPAANVVIRKEVSNNTPNYLDNITYTITVHNNGPSTATGVIIYDPLPAGLQLLSPPITSQGTYNSVAQQWNVGTLGNTQDATIQFLVKVIQTGQITNLATITHQDQFNPDTTNSTANQTINVPPAADLSITKTVSNPQPYIHEVITFTLIVQNHGPDTATGVYVVDQLPAGVKYVSSSANYGSYDPNTGIWTIGDLPSGAVAQLDIKVAVEKYGPLENHAHVYSNTYDPIIDNQNATAAINVLAAPEVTEVSAKTIGMQKTGAPFGVLVLALLMVLSGLVFGRKGNL
- a CDS encoding thiol:disulfide interchange protein (PFAM: Thioredoxin), with protein sequence MNKYFIWISAIIIALLMVGVVVSGLSSKKTETNTSSSLQWGTDLNQAMQEAKATNKGIYVDFYADWCAYCREMDEVTYADPQVKEKLTQNYVLVKVDVDKDSDISSKYQAYSLPTMIILDSNGNQIKRIIGYQTPDQLLSEI